CGGGTGGTCGCGGAAGAAGGCGGCGACGCGGTGCTCAGAGTGTCTGAAGTCGGCTCTGTGGAAGGGGACATTGTTGCACCCCACGTGATCGTCAACGGCACAGTGCATGGGGACGTCTATGCATCTACGCACCTAGAGCTGGCGGAAAAAGCCTCGATTCACGGCAATGTCTACTACAACCTGATTGAAATGGCCATGGGTGCCTCGGTGAATGGCAGCCTGGTTCACCAGAACGAACCAGTCGGGCTGCT
Above is a genomic segment from Marinobacter panjinensis containing:
- a CDS encoding bactofilin family protein, with protein sequence MLGKKKQKPRRPSGHFDTLVSSRTTVEGDVHFSGGLHVDGTIRGRVVAEEGGDAVLRVSEVGSVEGDIVAPHVIVNGTVHGDVYASTHLELAEKASIHGNVYYNLIEMAMGASVNGSLVHQNEPVGLLGRDKHQASARVADEDKAENHGDTAVPGKE